Proteins from a genomic interval of Scatophagus argus isolate fScaArg1 chromosome 6, fScaArg1.pri, whole genome shotgun sequence:
- the LOC124060442 gene encoding myomegalin isoform X5, which produces MLDVVKMKEACRICARELCGNQRRWIFHPAAKVNLQVLLSHVLGHELTRDGRGEFACSKCTFMLDRMYRFDTVIARVEALSLERLHKLLLEKDRLRQCIGGLYRRNNAEDGNVALSGSVGAEAGSEDSPVVDLSALQDVRYSDMVQDDLAYSVYESWADKEDLALDHHAHEQHLLQCPAADSLSAQKPRRCRGCAALRVADSDYEAVCKVPRRIGRRSTSCGPPTRYSPAALGTEDAAKVCTVSEVAAVSFESRPTGLDADRMSPSPASSVESLDTAVDMSCPPVNHKDREETEPEKDPGQASVRRDTQWDKPPSEASLSGLEMMLSLLRGWEYRPVKPQRGSKLPVLVKSKPEQVLSLPVPPRSPCGGAADCELFPQRLVSEVVTPCPPQELQVELAEMEEQWLDDYVQVKPFCFQQRLIGEQQDRLSRCESAAGDCVAELQDAQDQVHSLQTKIRESESRNQKLQERLAEMELELRSAQEEAQRQERNIQNITDTVNSKEAQAAELYRVVEEQNKMLCSLKDLASRSQLQASGGETPRGQGEVLALQASLFQAQLELQAGQRGQRQAARTQEDLSRALQRLEKDLQGALQHRRETERHNQDLQLALQKTRSALQDREERLREAELERQRQDEDRERTIRELKTSLLSKEQLIEDCELLEDPKEKRDSLLQKLRQRIKERDQVLERAVDAKFRCVEEKEEESRRLRLLLREKDRDLERQSCVLGNNEETISSLELQVRAKSLELEQVCDAWRSVQRQQQDAEERQSRVLRERDAIISQLQGALHARTQEAQELRCSLLAQIQSAPSDVLEDLKVRLHLKDRLFQEVLADRTCQAQEHQTQVQDLLRTISSRDQYIQDSASRLGEVMAEQTARLQELRRQLSSGVGSRSDSGSDSAEELQAMGEELRLALRREKEMQELSRSQAARVDSLTRTLHVKDEIIRDFQTQLVEPSGLPLVERLTQKVQELRESLVQQGGPPARGPVLGRDRPSSRPPEFAEVSSEDEDEADDDLNSECSESVDEAQSKLRVQSVANAKGPAKPPSQDLFEGQGLTEVKQLVEQKIVVERELGELKAQLEKTGFSSLSQMRKALFSLQAENRDLKKQLTEGLQPDGKQSDEQKVLEEEEEEELDVTIEGVEEDEEELWDVWDGDEFLSQTNRKKTNRLESAHLLTGSSQAGLDCELSAARHQKKVELQLKSKELRERLMVSEATVQAQAEQLKDYRDLLAETAVQQDSKQIQVDLQDLGYETCGRSENEAEREDMSSPEFDDLEMCTSLDCGSQWWPASGSGSTFTKTSTQRSAYRDESSLQRLVEDLRSQLSRSQAVIRGLQSRLRSLSASSDYGPSTPRKVNWSFQASPSQSGAEDDEGWQSSDGGPLASPHHHHPNKGLQELVSRVDALEDQLRNGGTKSASEDGKSAAWPGKFDTLIQAQARELSHLRQRLREGRGVANILTQHLGDTTKAFEELLRANDIDYYMGQNFREQLAQSSSLAQRVSIKISGRDHPEDPEEKTELLAIRLSKELQQKDKVIESLRAKLNQHHHHPQRSDTPCSSHALSDTTDQSDRISYLSDEHGSMTEDVELCSDVDAASEAVPKETGSRLSTGLSAPQSKPLQGVPFAHQQPDSSAFLPLSYQGYQPSPFSSTTSSSLDASSGIKAGANLLESSALWDMAYGTRPVRLGADLSSGSSGYQSGTSHTGSELMKEHLREIRSLRQRLEDSIQTNDRLRQQLEERLSRTASEKGAPTNIYIQGLDSVGQLSGEIRFLKEENVSLQNQLRQATREGSKEVERLREAALLERARLKEAELEAERWAEQSQKLQTDAEDRNQEITQLKQDRQRKEEAINRLQHEVSVLQQQLSESRVLVHSLQCELQVSHRVRGAAADTHSGQTGNAAQLDGSAATFDPTELRSQLEQQLSGRAETQPRARRQLFSDNVPSPPVRDTGLVCPSSPLRPAQKHAEDAAAVRRAASTLQGRAPDGPFANRHGHHAVGHVDNLKALQQQILEGVALLRRMEATLYPLSAPQEFSLLQPSDSGSVRKLLSDTKTMQQILQEADSLLRSFWRAALPNCMETKQEESLRQEVVSLRLSLSEKEQALKEAMERVKSSSRTKDSMERFIVSQLSRTQDVLRKAKTNLQENELRIRRASFSFPPPCSSSFSSSSSSSSSSSSSSSSSSSSSSLPWPDEDENSGGFCELTFSPGWGVMRPQTSSCSSAVLGPAHQRPLQAAFF; this is translated from the exons CCCATGAGCAGCACCTGCTCCAGTGCCCAGCAGCGGACTCTCTCTCTGCCCAGAAGCCGAGGCGGTGCAGAGGTTGTGCAGCTCTCCGTGTTGCTGATTCGGACTATGAGGCAGTGTGCAAGGTGCCTCGCAGGATTGGGCGCAGGAGCACGTCTTGTGGCCCACCCACCCGCTACTCACCAGCCGCTCTGGGGACCGAGGATGCCGCCAAAGTCTGTACAGTGTCTGAGGTTGCAGCTGTGTCCTTTGAGTCCAGGCCGACTGGGTTGGATGCCGACAGGATGAGTCCCAGTCCGGCGTCCTCTGTAGAATCTCTCGACACCGCCGTGGACATGAGCTGCCCTCCTGTGAatcacaaagacagagaagaaacagaacCAGAGAAGGATCCAGGCCAGGCTTCAGTGAGGAGGGACACCCAATGGGACAAACCACCAAGTGAGGCCTCCCTGTCTGGACTCGAGATGATGCTGAGCCTCCTGAGGGGCTGGGAGTACCGGCCGGTGAAGCCTCAACGGGGCAGCAAGCTCCCAGTTCTGGTCAAATCCAAACCGGAGCAGGTCCTGTCGCTGCCCGTCCCTCCGAGGTCGCCCTGTGGAGGGGCAGCGGACTGCGAGCTGTTCCCCCAGCGGCTGGTCTCTGAGGTCGTGACCCCCTGTCCTCCGCAGGAGCTGCAGGTGGAGctggcagagatggaggagcagTGGCTGGACGATTATGTTCAGGTCAAGCCGTTCTGCTTTCAGCAG AGGCTGATTGGGGAGCAGCAGGACCGGCTCAGTCGGTGTGAGAGTGCTGCAGGTGACTGCGTCGCCGAGCTGCAGGACGCCCAGGACCAGGTCCACTCGCTCCAGACCAAGATCAGAGAGAGCGAGTCCAGGAACCAG aagcTGCAGGAGCGTCTCGCTGAGATGGAGCTGGAACTTCGTTCGGCCCAGGAGGAAGCACAGCGACAGGAGCGAAACATCCAGAACATCACAGACACTGTTAACTCCAAAGAGGCACAg gctgcagaGCTGTATCGGGTGGTGGAGGAACAGAATAAGATGCTGTGTTCTCTCAAAGACCTCGCCAGTCGCAGCCAGCTGCAG GCGTCCGGTGGGGAGACTCCTCGAGGTCAGGGTGAGGTTCTGGCTCTGCAGGCGTCTCTGTTCCAGGctcagctggagctgcaggcCGGTCAGCGGGGGCAGCGGCAGGCAGCCCGAACGCAGGAGGACCTGAGTCGAGCCCTGCAGAGACTGGAGAAGGacctgcagggggcgctgcagcacaggagggagacagagagacacaaccAG GACCTGCAGCTGGCTCTGCAGAAGACTCGGTCGGCCctgcaggacagagaggagcgtctcagagaggcagagctggagagaCAGCGGCAGGacgaggacagagagaggaccATCAGAGAGCTGAAGACGTCCCTGCTGAGCAAAGAGCAGCTGATCGAG gactgtGAGCTGTTGGAGGatccaaaggaaaaaagagactCTTTACTTCAGAAACTCCGCCAGCGTATCAAAGAGAGAGACCAAGTCCTGGAG CGAGCGGTGGACGCGAAGTTCCGCTGcgtggaggagaaggaggaggagagccgTCGGCTTCGGCTGCTGCTCAGGGAGAAGGACAGAGACCTGGAGAGGCAGAGCTGCGTCCTCGGCAACAACGAGGAGACCATCAGC AGCCTGGAGCTGCAGGTGCGGGCCAAGTCTTTGGAGCTGGAGCAGGTGTGTGACGCCTGGAGGAGCGTCCAGCGTCAGCAGCAGGACGCCGAGGAGAGGCAGAGCCGCGTTCTCAGAGAGAGGGACGCCATCATCAGCCagctgcagggggcgctgcaCGCTCGCACGCAGGAGGCCCAG GAGCTGCGCTGCTCGCTGCTGGCTCAGATCCAATCAGCACCCAGTGACGTTCTGGAGGATCTGAAGGTCCGCCTCCATCTCAAAGACCGACTCTTCCAGGAAGTGCTGGCTGATCGCACGTGCCAGGCCCAGGAGCATCAGACGCAGGTCCAGGATCTGCTCAGAACCATCAGCTCCAGGGACCAGTACATTCAG GACTCTGCGAGCCGGCTGGGTGAGGTGATGGCCGAGCAGACGGCGAGGCTTCAGGAGCTCCGCAGACAGCTGAGCTCTGGTGTCGGATCCAGGTCTGATTCTGGATCAGACTCGGCTGAGGAGCTCCAGGCAATGGGGGAGGAGTTGCGTCTGGCtctgaggagggagaaggagatgCAGGAGCTGAGCAGGAGTCAGGCTGCCAGGGTGGACTCCCTCACCAGGACTCTGCATGTGAAGGACGAAATCATCAGG gacttCCAGACGCAGCTGGTGGAGCCCTCCGGTCTCCCGCTGGTGGAGCGGTTGACTCAGAAGGTTCAGGAGCTGAGGGAGAGCCTGGTCCAGCAGGGCGGTCCCCCGGCCAGAGGCCCCGTCCTCGGCCGTGACCGACCCAGCAGCAGGCCACCTGAGTTTGCAG AAGTGAGCtcagaggatgaagatgaggctGATGATGATTTGAACAGTGAATGCAGTGAGAGCGTTGATGAAGCGCAGTCCAAACTGAGGGTCCAGTCTGTGGCCAACGCCAAG gGTCCAGCAAAGCCTCCCTCCCAGGATCTGTTTGAAGGTCAGGGACTGACGGAGGTCAAGCAGCTGGTGGAGCAGAAGATTGTGGTGGAGAGGGAGCTGGGGGAGCTGAAGGCTCAGCTGGAGAAAACCGGCTTCTCCTCGCTATCACAGATGAG GAAAGCTCTGTTCAGCCTGCAAGCCGAGAACAGAGATTTAAAGAAGCAGCTGACTGAGGGGCTGCAGCCTGACGGGAAGCAGAGTGATGAACAGAaggtgctggaggaggaggaggaggaggagttggatGTGACCATtgaaggggtggaggaggacgaagaggagcTGTGGGATGTCTGGGATGGAGATGAGTTTCTGTCACAGACCAACAGGAAGAAGACCAACAGGCTGGAGTCAGCGCACCTGTTGACCGGCTCGTCACAG GCTGGCCTGGACTGCGAGCTGTCAGCCGCTCGGCACCAGAAGAAAGTTGAGCTACAGCTGAAGAGCAAAGAGCTGCGGGAGAGACTGATGGTGTCTGAGGCCACAGTCCAGGCTCAGGCCGAGCAGCTCAAAGATTACAGGGACCTGCTCG ctgagacagcagtgcagcaggacAGCAAACAGATCCAGGTGGACCTGCAGGACCTGGGCTACGAGACCTGCGGTCGCAGTGAGAACGAGGCTGAGAGGGAAGACATGAGCAGCCCGG AGTTTGATGACCTGGAGATGTGTACGTCTCTGGACTGTGGTTCCCAGTGGTGGCCTGCCAGCGGCAGCGGCTCCACCTTCACTAAAACCTCCACCCAGCGCTCAGCCTACAGAGACGAGTCATCTCTCCAGCGGCTCGTCGAGGACCTTCGCTCCCAGCTGTCCCGCTCTCAGGCCGTGATCCGTGGGCTCCAGAGCCGGCTTCGCTCCCTCTCCGCCTCTAGCGACTACGGCCCCTCCACCCCACGTAAGGTCAACTGGTCCTTCCAGGCGTCGCCCTCGCAGAGCGGGGCAGAGGACGACGAGGGTTGGCAGTCATCTGACGGAGGTCCTCTGGCCTCGCCCCATCACCATCACCCCAACAAGGGCCTGCAGGAGCTGGTGTCCCGCGTGGACGCGTTGGAGGACCAGCTGAGGAACGGAGGCACAAAGTCTGCCAGCGAGGACGGAAAGTCTGCTGCCTGGCCAGG gaaGTTTGACACTCTGATCCAGGCTCAGGCCCGAGAGCTGTCTCACCTCCGCCAGCGGCTGAGGGAGGGTCGGGGCGTGGCCAACATCCTCACCCAGCACCTGGGGGACACCACCAAGGCCTTCGAGGAGCTGCTGAGGGCCAACGACATCGACTACTACATGGGCCAGAACTTCAGGGAGCAGCTGGCTCAGAGCAGCTCTCTGGCACAGCGGGTCAGCATAAAGATCAGCGGAC GAGATCATCCTGAAGATccagaggagaagacagagcTGCTCGCCATCCG gCTCAGtaaggagctgcagcagaaagacaagGTCATCGAGTCTCTCCGAGCCAAACTAAACCAGCATCACCATCATCCTCAACGCTCTGACACGCCCTGCAGCAGCCACGCCCTCTCTGACACCACCGACCAATCAGATCGCATCTCCTACTTGTCTGACGAGCATGGATCCATGACCGAAGATGTAGAGCTTTGCTCCGATGTGGACGCTGCCAGTGAGGCTGTTCCGAAGGAAACAGGAAGCCGACTCAGCACAG GGCTTTCCGCTCCACAGTCCAAACCTCTTCAGGGTGTCCCGTTTGCCCACCAGCAGCCCGACTCCTCTGCCTTCCTGCCTCTGTCCTACCAGGGATACCAGCCTTCTCCtttcagcagcaccaccagcagcagtCTGGATGCCAGCTCAGGCATAAAAGCTGGGGCCAATCTGCTGGAgagcagtgcattgtgggatatGGCCTATGGTACCCGACCAGTGAGACTGGGGGCTGACCTGTCTTCTGGATCCTCGGGGTACCAGTCAGGCACCAGTCACACAG gttcAGAGTTGATGAAGGAGCACCTAAGAGAGATCAGGAGTCTGAGGCAGAGACTAGAGGACTCTATCCAGACCAACGATCGCCTCcgacagcagctggaggagagacTGTCCCGCACCGCCTCAGAgaaag GCGCTCCTACCAACATCTACATCCAGGGCCTGGACTCAGTCGGCCAGCTCTCCGGTGAGATCAGATTTCTGAAGGAGGAGAACGTCAGTCTGCAGAACCAGCTGAGGCAGGCCACCAGAG AAGGCAGTAAGGAGGTGGAGCGCCTGAGGGAGGCGGCGCTCCTAGAGCGGGCCAGGCTGAAGGAGGCGGAGCTGGAGGCTGAGAGGTGGGCGGAGCAAAGCCAGAAGCTGCAGACTGATGCTGAAGATCGCAACCAAGAGATCACACAACtgaaacaggacagacagaggaaggaggaggccatcaacag gCTCCAGCACGAGGTGAGcgtcctccagcagcagctgagtgagAGCCGTGTTCTGGTCCACTCTCTTCAGTGTGAGCTCCAGGTGTCCCACAGAGTGCGTGGAGCCgccgcagacacacactcag GTCAGACTGGAAACGCTGCCCAGCTCGATGGCAGCGCTGCGACCTTTGACCCCACAGAGCTGCGCAgtcagctggagcagcagctgagtggACGGGCTGAGACGCAGCCTCGAGCCCGGAGACAACTCTTCAGCG ACAACGTTCCCTCCCCTCCTGTGAGAGACACTGGACTCGtctgtccttcctctcctctaCGTCCTGCACAGAAACATGCCGAGGACGCGGCAGCAGTCCGTCGAG CAGCCTCGACCCTGCAGGGTCGAGCCCCAGACGGCCCGTTCGCCAACCGTCATGGCCACCACGCAGTCGGCCACGTTGATAACTTGAAggccctgcagcagcagatcctGGAGGGCGTCGCTCTCCTCCGCAGGATGGAGGCCACCCTGTATCCCCTGAGCGCGCCACAGGAGTTCAGCCTCCTTCAG CCCTCAGACTCAGGTTCTGTCAGAAAGCTGCTGTCTGACACTAAGACCATGCAGCAGATCCTGCAGGAGGCCGATTCTCTGCTCCGGAGCTTCTGGAGAGCAGCTCTGCCAAACTGCATGGAAACCAAACAG gagGAGTCTCTGAGGCAGGAGGTGGTTTCTCTCCGTCTGAGCCTCTCAGAGAAGGAGCAGGCTCTAAAGGAGGCCATGGAGAGAGTGAAGAGCTCCAGCCGTACCAAAGACAGCATGGAGCGCTTTATCGTCAGCCAGC TGTCCAGAACGCAGGACGTGTTGAGGAAGGCCAAGACAAACTTACAG GAGAATGAGCTCAGGATTCGCCGtgcctctttctcctttcctcctccctgctcctcctctttttcctcctcctcctcctcctcctcctcctcctcctcctcctcctcctcctcctcctcctcctcctcactccccTGGCCTGATGAAG ATGAAAACTCTGGAGGCTTCTGTGAGCTCACCTTCTCTCCTGGTTGGGGTGTCATGAGGCCCCagacctcctcctgctcctctgctgtcctTGGACCAGCTCACCAGCGCCCCTTGCAGGCAGCCTTCTTTTAG